In Diorhabda carinulata isolate Delta chromosome 6, icDioCari1.1, whole genome shotgun sequence, a single genomic region encodes these proteins:
- the LOC130894744 gene encoding intersectin-1 isoform X3, with protein sequence MMSAAGTPSTDPWVILARERARYEEQFKSLKPNNGIITGEQAKSFFLQSQLPPIILGQIWALADTDADGKMNIEEFSIACKLINLKLRGFDVPKGLPPSLLASLKGNTPPAIPPLPNTNLVHPPTRPEPPKIPPMLTTQPVVPPQQPLLPNLIGPTSSNIQGSGIQTGVIPPMSNFTTTIPTGIVPPMQSTTPLVQPLIDSVPPMPSAVPLVSGIPLSSSTVQPIMPNTALGSVPMIPPVPVNTVAPLTGPGMSPGQSVGVVSRPGATSTPRASVTSLERTHSIESVSSQPEWSVPHQTKLKYTQIFNTTDRTRSGFLSGAQARNVMVQTKLPQNILAQIWALSDMDSDGRLGCEEFVLAMHLCEQASLGHPPPTKLPPDLVPPSFRRTRTTSVSSQGSGAPVDQDPASTLLQQNSFEDKRKENFEKGQAELERRRKTLLDQQRQEREERERKEREEQEKRERARQEAERKRLEELEKQMREQQEKERLIEEEKKRQAEQREAARKEMERQRQLEWEKQRLQELQNQRQREQETVLKLKAKNQSLTIELNTLNEQVRELSQKICDTRMGVSNVKTTIDGMRSTRDSQMQEMSQLKNKLKEQNSKLLALSQEKIKLEAKNKVNTLDSEQTKRAFENKEVTIKNLKTKVEDMEGEIEGKMADIENNNSQLKDLKTDLKNLLNECEQLYTVYEVKRNTVLEMKNSNKINELDAWKTSDSWGPNVDETTSEWPTDNWSTSTDMSNLPGVVKYRALYEFVARNNDEISFQPGDIINVPKEQTGEPGWLAGEIRGHTGWFPEAYVEPIDGIGVKDDFGSNQSAGLEETEAKRLEGIAEVPEGSDTTNSFEPTPGVTQIETQPVVVDQKVSEDEIEYYIANYPYQSQEPGDLTFNAGEMIAVIKKEGDWWTGKLGDAIGIFPSNYVQKVDVVSKNKKPEIASVIAPYQSTSPEQLSLARGQLIMIRKKTDSGWWEGELQAKGRKRQVGWFPASYVKVLNSSGRISGRTTPVSTTRMQQEVVIDKVIALYPYTAGNPDELTFAKDDIISVTAREEEAWWRGELNGVSGLFPSNYVAPLQSPQVQPGINKKRRECVNEFIQTEKTYIHDMSLVHEVFEEPLRKCKLISPKEIDDIFVNWQDIIDCNKSFLRDLLNANKSGSDMIGHIICKHLPEMKAYVTFCGKQLDSAALLQKLTENSTAFREQVKKCQNNVATKGMPLSSFLIKPMQRITRYPLLINKILENTPKNHPDYKNLRQSLKISESFLNSINENVRLKENEDRLNWLQQCVQNDLNLVFDSETNKLGPRQLLHYGVFNKLKSNKELLGFLFNDFFMFVQATKSLGGQFTFQINGNVSYKIYKQPILMQHLLVTRESGENMENGTDSNRILNIHDEKNTYKISVLVHSVSECNFWMKKIENAKETCLKMFNLNLQNKRKTLPYSRRILSVTVLEAYELIVRKSGENGGIFNYWKGKTHTDNIYCKVLLGTQEQETDVAKENINNGNNIQNGAPHIPALVWNYSMQFQLRNINQENLSFVVYKQNLFSPDEFLGRAELKIKDILRDSQNHNGPLTKKLILHQVESGEITVKLDLHLFDNFF encoded by the exons ATGATGTCTGCTGCGGGGACACCCTCAACAGATCCATGGGTGATTCTAGCTAGAGAAAGAGCTAGATACGAAGAGCAGTTTAAATCATTGAAACCCAACAATGGTATCATCACCGGAGAACAAGCTAAATCGTTTTTCTTACAATCCCAGCTACCACCCATCATATTGGGTCAGATATG GGCACTAGCAGATACTGATGCAGATGGAAAAATGAACATAGAAGAATTTTCAATAGCATGTAAgcttattaatttaaaattacgCGGTTTTGACGTTCCCAAAGGACTTCCCCCGTCTCTTCTAGCTTCCCTTAAGGGTAATACACCTCCTGCTATTCCTCCATTACCAAATACAAACCTTGTTCATCCTCCAACTAGACCTGAACCTCCTAAAATCCCCCCTATGCTGACGACACAACCGGTTGTACCACCACAACAACCGTTATTACCGAATCTAATTGGACCAACATCAAGCAATATTCAGGGAAGTGGGATTCAAACAGGAGTGATCCCACCTATGTCTAATTTTACTACAACTATTCCTACAG GAATTGTTCCACCTATGCAGTCAACTACACCTCTAGTTCAACCGCTTATTGATTCAGTACCACCAATGCCTTCCGCAGTTCCTCTAGTTTCTGGAATACCTCTTTCTTCATCTACTGTTCAACCTATTATGCCCAATACTGCTTTAGGATCAGTTCCAATGATACCCCCAGTACCGGTTAATACTGTTGCACCATTAACAGGTCCCGGTATGTCACCTGGTCAATCGGTAGGAGTGGTTAGTAGACCAGGGGCTACTAGTACACCTAGAGCTAGTGTTACCAGTTTGGAAAGGACCCATTCAATTGAATCTGTATC AAGTCAACCAGAATGGTCGGTTCCTCATCAAACAAAGTTGAAATACACACAAATATTTAATACGACCGATAGGACACGTAGTGGGTTCTTATCAGGAGCTCAAGCTAGAAATGTTATGGTACAAACGAAATTGCCACAGAATATTTTAGCGCAGATTTG GGCTTTGTCTGATATGGATTCAGATGGTCGTTTAGGTTGCGAAGAATTCGTTTTAGCTATGCATTTATGTGAACAAGCTTCTTTAGGACATCCTCCTCCAACGAAATTACCACCGGATCTTGTACCACCTTCGTTTAGAAGAACTAGAACTACTTCGGTTTCTAGTCAAGGTAGTGGTGCTCCAGTAGATCAAGATCCGGCGTCAACTTTATTGCAACAGA attcGTTTGAAGATAAGCGTaaagagaattttgaaaaaggtCAAGCGGAATTAGAACGCCGACGAAAAACGTTGTTAGATCAACAAAGACAAGAAAGAGAGGAGAGGGAAAGGAAAGAAAGGGAGGAGCAAGAGAAGAGGGAGAGAGCTAGACAAGAAGCCGAGAGGAAACGAttggaagaattggaaaagCAAATGAGGGAACAACAAGAAAAAGAACGActaatagaagaagaaaagaagagaCAAGCAGAACAAAGGGAGGCTGCTAGAAAGGAAATGGAACGACAGAGACAATTAGAATGGGAAAAACAAAGATTACAAGAATTACAGAATCAAAGACAAAGAGAACAAGAGACTGTACTCAAATTGAAAGCTAAAAATCAGAGTCTCACTATAGAATTGAATACATTGAACGAACAAGTTAGAGAACTGTCTCAAAAAATATGTGATACCAGAATGGGTGTATCGAACGTTAAAACGACCATCGACGGAATGAGATCTACAAGAGATTCGCAAATGCAAGAAATGTCTCAACTCAAAAACAAACTCAAAGAACAAAACTCCAAATTATTAGCGCTATCTCAAGAAAAGATCAAACTTGAAGctaaaaataaagtaaacaCACTAGATTCGGAGCAAACGAAGCGAGCCTTCGAAAATAAAGAAGTTACCATTAAAAATCTCAAaacaaag GTCGAGGATATGGAAGGGGAAATAGAGGGTAAAATGGCTGACATTGAAAACAACAACAGCCAATTGAAGGACCTGAAAACTGATCTGAAGAATTTATTGAACGAATGCGAACAACTTTACACAGTATACGAAGTAAAGAGAAATACGgttttagaaatgaaaaattccaataaaatcaaCGAATTAGACGCTTGGAAAACCAGTGATTCATGGGGACCCAACGTTGATGAAACTACATCGGAATGGCCGACAGATAATTGGAGTACGTCTACTGATATGTCGAATTTACCAGGGGTTGTTAAATACAGGGCGTTGTATGAATTCGTGGCGAGGAATAACGACGAAATTTCCTTTCAACCCGGAGATATTATAAAC GTGCCGAAGGAACAAACAGGAGAACCGGGATGGTTAGCTGGGGAAATCAGAGGACATACCGGTTGGTTTCCTGAAGCTTACGTCGAACCGATTGATGGTATCGGCGTAAAAGACGATTTCGGTTCGAATCAATCGGCCGGTCTCGAAGAAACTGAAGCTAAACGTTTAGA AGGGATAGCCGAAGTTCCCGAAGGATCTGATACGACTAATTCGTTCGAACCTACCCCCGGTGTTACGCAGATCGAAACCCAACCGGTTGTGGTGGATCAGAAAGTTTCTGAAGATGAAATCGAGTATTACATTGCTAATTATCCGTATCAGTCACAA GAACCAGGTGATTTAACGTTCAACGCAGGTGAAATGATAGcagtaattaaaaaagaagGCGATTGGTGGACGGGAAAACTTGGAGACGCGATCGGCATTTTCCCGAGTAATTACGTACAAAAAGTCGACGTG gtttccaaaaataaaaaaccggAAATAGCGTCGGTTATAGCGCCTTATCAATCGACCAGTCCGGAGCAATTGTCTTTAGCTAGGGGTCAGTTGATAATGATAAGGAAAAAAACCGATTCCGGTTGGTGGGAAGGGGAATTGCAGGCGAAAGGTCGGAAAAGGCAGGTCGGGTGGTTTCCGGCTAGTTACGTTAAAGTTTTGAATAGTTCCGGAAGGATAAGCGGTCGGACGACTCCGGTGTCTACTACTCGTATGCAACAGGAAGTTGTTATAG aTAAAGTGATCGCTTTGTATCCGTATACAGCTGGCAATCCTGACGAATTGACATTTGCTAAAGACGATATTATTAGTGTAACGGCTAGAGAAGAAGAGGCTTGGTGGAGGGGTGAACTTAACGGCGTTTCTGGATTGTTCCCCAGTAACTATGTCGCTCCATTACAAT CTCCCCAAGTACAGCCCGGAATAAATAAGAAACGTCGGGAATGTGTCAACGAATTTATACAAACCGAAAAAACATACATCCACGATATGTCGCTAGTCCACGAAGTTTTCGAAGAACCTCTGCGAAAATGCAAATTGATATCTCCCAAAGAAATCGATGATATTTTCGTCAATTGGCAAGATATAATCGATTGTAACAAATCTTTTTTGAGAGATTTATTAAACGCGAATAAATCTGGTAGCGATATGATCGGACATATAATTTGCAAACAC CTACCGGAAATGAAAGCTTACGTAACTTTTTGCGGTAAACAATTGGATAGTGCAGctcttttacaaaaattgacCGAAAATTCGACGGCTTTTAGGGAACaagtaaaaaaatgtcaaaataacgtaGCAACAAAAGGGATGCCTTTATcctcttttttaataaaaccaaTGCAGAGGATTACTAGGTATCCTcttctaattaataaaatattagaaaacacCCCTAAAAATCACCCAG ATTACAAAAATCTTCGacaatctttgaaaatatccgAAAGTTTTTTGAATAGCATCAACGAAAACGTCAGGTTAAAAGAAAATGAGGACAGGTTAAATTGGTTGCAACAATGTGTTCAGAACGATTTGAATTTGGTATTCGATAGCGAAACTAATAAATTGGGGCCACGTCAATTATTACATTACGgcgtttttaataaattgaagagTAACAAGGAGTTGCTCGGTTTTTTGTTCaacgatttttttatgtttgtacAGGCTACGAAAAGTTTGGGGGGCCAATTTACCTTTCAGATTAACGGAAATGTCtcctataaaatttataaacag CCAATTTTAATGCAGCATTTATTAGTAACTAGAGAAAGTggtgaaaatatggaaaacgGTACCGATTCCAATAGAATTTTGAATATACACGAcgaaaaaaatacttataagATATCGGTTCTCGTTCATTCGGTGAGCGAATGCAATTTTTggatgaaaaaaatcgaaaatgcGAAAGAAACgtgtttgaaaatgttcaatttgaatttgcaaaataaaagaaaaacac taccTTATAGTCGGAGAATATTATCGGTGACTGTACTCGAAGCTTACGAATTGATCGTAAGGAAAAGCGGCGAAAATGGCGgcatttttaattattggaaaG GTAAAACCCATACGGATAACATCTATTGCAAGGTGTTGTTGGGTACCCAAGAACAGGAAACAGACGTGgccaaagaaaatataaataacggTAATAACATACAAAACGGCGCCCCCCACATTCCGGCTTTGGTGTGGAATTACAGCATGCAGTTTCAACTCCGGAATATAAATCAAGAGAATCTTAGTTttgtcgtttataaacaaaatcttTTCAGTCCGGACG aatttttaGGACGAGCCGAATTGAAAATAAAGGATATTTTGAGGGATTCCCAAAATCACAACGGTCCCTTAACTAAAAAGCTCATCTTGCACCAAGTCGAATCCGGTGAAATAACCGTTAAATTAGATTTACATTTgttcgacaattttttttga